The following proteins are encoded in a genomic region of Pseudorca crassidens isolate mPseCra1 chromosome 5, mPseCra1.hap1, whole genome shotgun sequence:
- the A4GNT gene encoding alpha-1,4-N-acetylglucosaminyltransferase, with the protein MLMKLQLSLSVILLLACGFLYQFTQKSSCLFPHLPPYKSQQGLEALLGHGRSIVFLETSERMELSPLVSCAVESAAKVYAEQPVLLLMKGLNNSMQLPPNSTSPALSLLSAIDNVFLFPLDMKSLFEDTPLFSWYTQINSSAERYWLHVSSDASRLAFIWKYGGVYMDTDVISIRPIPEDNFLAAQTSQFSSNGVFGFLPHHPFLWQCMENFVENYNSDIWGHQGPELMTRILRVWCKLRDFQEVSDLKCLNFSFLHPQRFYPISYAAWRRYYEAWDTEPSFNDSYALHLWNYMNQEGRAVVRGSNTLVENLYRKHCPKSYRDLLQGPESSVTGERGPGNK; encoded by the exons ATGCTGATGAAGCTTCAGCTCTCCCTGTCGGTAATCCTGCTGCTTGCCTGTGGCTTCCTCTACCAGTTCACCCAGAAGTCCAGCTGCCTCTTCCCCCACCTGCCTCCCTACAAGTCCCAGCAGGGGCTGGAAGCCCTCCTGGGCCATGGGCGCAGCATCGTGTTCCTAGAGACCTCAGAGAGAATGGAGCTATCCCCACTGGTCTCCTGTGCTGTGGAGTCTGCGGCCAAGGTCTACGCTGAGCAGCCTGTGCTGTTACTTATGAAAGGGCTCAACAATTCCATGCAGCTGCCCCCAAACTCCACTTCCCCAGCCCTTTCCCTCCTCTCGGCAATAGACAatgttttcctcttccctttggaTATGAAAAGCCTGTTTGAAGACACACCGCTGTTTTCGTGGTACACTCAG ATTAACAGCAGCGCAGAGAGATACTGGCTCCACGTCAGTTCAGATGCATCCCGCCTGGCCTTCATCTGGAAGTACGGCGGTGTCTACATGGATACTGATGTCATCTCCATCAGACCCATCCCCGAGGACAACTTTCTGGCCGCGCAGACATCTCAGTTCTCCAGTAATGGGGTGTTTGGATTCCTCCCCCACCACCCTTTCCTGTGGCAGTGCATGGAAAACTTTGTGGAAAATTACAATTCAGATATTTGGGGCCACCAGGGTCCCGAATTGATGACAAGGATTTTGAGAGTATGGTGCAAACTCAGAGACTTCCAGGAGGTAAGCGACCTCAAGTGTTTAAACTTCTCCTTCTTACACCCCCAAAGATTTTATCCCATCTCCTATGCAGCGTGGAGGCGCTACTATGAAGCCTGGGACACAGAGCCGAGCTTCAACGACTCCTACGCACTGCACCTGTGGAACTACATGAACCAGGAAGGGAGGGCTGTGGTCAGAGGAAGCAACACACTGGTGGAAAATCTCTACCGTAAGCACTGTCCCAAGTCTTATAGGGACCTGCTTCAAGGTCCAGAGAGCTCGGTGACTGGGGAGCGGGGCCCAGGTAACAAATAG